Sequence from the Bremerella volcania genome:
GGAAACAGATCTCACCCGATGGCAAACGCATGCCATCGAGCAGACCTTCGCCTTGGGATGCCATCGCGCGTCGGCAAGATGCCGCGAAGGAAGCTGCCTGGGAGGCATTCGCGCAGGCCGAGAAAGCGAAGCAGAAAGAACTTCATACGGCGTTTCTACAATCGGATGATCCCAAGTTCTGCGCCGACTATTTAACGGTGCCGATCGATCCGGAGGTCGCGGCTTACGAGTTTCCGGACGAATATCCACCGCCGTTGCCTGCACCAAAGCGAACGAAGTCGCCACGCGTGCGCGCATCAAAATCACCCCGCAAACGGGAGAAGCGTTGGCGCGAAGTCGTTCCCGAGGAGCCGTACACCTATCAGGAAAAACGCTACCTGACGTGGACCTACTATCGGCTGAAGCTGCAAGACTTGGAACTCCAGGAAAAGATTCGCGTCAAGCAAGAGAAAATTGATTGCCTGCGAGGCGAGCTTGGTATCGCTGGCGAAATGTTGGCATACGAAGAGCATTTGCCAAGCGAAGACGTGCCGAAGGTACGACCGCGTGTTGAGGTCGTCGAGTTCGACTTGATGTACTGGCTCGAACGCGTGCGTCCCACGAAGCAAGAGCATGCCCGCGCGGACGTGGGCATGGTACCCGGGACGAGGGTTCCAACCAACGAACGCGGGCCGCCTTGATTCGGTCACCCCCTCCGCGCTGGCAAGAAAATCCTGTCCCCTCTCCCTCGCAGGGAGAGGGCTAGGGTGAGGGTTTTATGTGCGAGGTTTGCCTCACATCGCCGGATGAAGTTCCCCATCAAGATCGGAACATCATTCGCGCATGCGCTTTCATGCCGACGGGGATAGCCCCTCACCCTAAACCTCTTCCCTCAGGGGCGAGGGGACTGGAGCTTATCAAGCACACTACTAACTCAGCCTGTCAGGCTAAACCCCGCGCAGCGTGCGCGTTGCCGAGATGCACATGCCTTCGCTTTGGTCGAACGACTTCGACTCGGCGATGACGCGCACAATCGGTTCCGTGTTACTGGCCCGGGCGATCAGCCAGCGGTCTTTCCAAGTGAAACGCAGCCCGTCCCCTTCGTCGAGTTGGGCGTCGGCGTACTGCTGTTTGAGGCGATCGAAACCGGCTGGCAGTTCATGGGCATCCAGATCGACCTTGTGCTTCACGATCTCGTAGCGCGGCAATGCGTCGGCCAGTTTGCTGATCGGCTTTTTCTTCTTGGTCATGAGTTCCAGGATGTTGGCCATGCCGACGAAGCTGTCGCGAATGTAGCCGACCTGAGGGTCGATCGGACCGCCGTTCCCTTCGCCGCCGAAGACGGCGTCCCGCCGCATCATTTCCTGCGTGACGTTCGCTTCGCCGACCGCCGAGCGGAAGATCGGGCACTTGAACGAAGCGGCCACGTCTTCGTTCATGCGGCTCGTGGCGCCATTGATCACAACAGCTCCCTTGCGCTGCGACAAAACGTTTTGCAGGCACAGTGCGACGGTATACTCCTCGCCGATGTAGCGCCCCTTTTCGTCGATCACGGCCAGGCGATCGGCGTCGGGGTCTTGGCAGAACGCGATGTCGTATTTCCCTTGGGCGACCAGGTCGGAAATCGATTTCAGATTCGCTTCGGTCGGTTCGGCCGGGTGCAGGAACGTGCCGTTGGGCTCGCCGCCGATCACCTCGACTTCGCAGCCGAGTTGTTCCAACAGCTTCACGCCGACGATGCTCCCGGAGCCGCCGTTGCTGTCGAGCAGAACTTTAAAAGATTTCTTTCGAATCGGTTCCACGTTAATCGTCGCGAGAACCTTTTCAATGTGGGCCGTGGCCGGGTCAGGGCAGGAAGTCGTATTGCCGATTTCGTCCCACGGTGCCCACGTGACTGGCTGGTCTTTGTAGGCCGCTTTGACCTGGGCTCCCTTTTCGGCCGAGATGACTCGTCCGTCGGCTCCCATCAGTTTTAAACCGTTGTATTCCGGCGGATTGTGACTGGCAGAAATTTGAATGCCGCCGGTACAGCGGTTATCGCGAACCAGAATGCCGACGGTGGGGGTCGCGGCGACGCCCACGTCGATGACGTCGCGACCGAGCAAATTAATCGTTCCCTTCACGATATCCCCGATCGCCCAGCCACTGGGGCGACCGTCGCGAGATAGGAGAATACTTCCTTCCGGCAATTGCTCGACAAACGCCGCGATGTAGCGGCTGATTATCTCCGGCGAAAGGCTCAATCCTAAAATTCCGCGTAATCCGGACACGCTGATGATTGGTTCTTGCATCGGTGCTTCGTCGGCTCGGCATTAAGGTGTGTTTTCAGGGCGATCGGGTGAGCTTCCTTACTATAAAACATAATGGGCAGTCTTGGCGTGACCGTTTTCTTCGTTGCCCCGCGAAAGTGAAGAATTCACGTCCCCACGCCGGGCCCAATTGATGATCAACCAAGGGTTCCCTTAGAATCGGGGAATTCCTTTAGACCCAACGAGAGGACGATTATGAGCGGCAGCGATATCGACACCACAGCACTTCTCCAGCAAGTCAAACAGGCCTCGGCCGACGGAAAAATCACGGCCAGCGCTGCCGAGAACATCGCAATCTGGCTGACCGAAGACCGTTACGCCCGATACGCCGGCCAGGTAGCCGATCACATCACTTCCGGCAAGTGGAAAGAGCTGGACGACGCGTTCTGGACGATCATCCCCTTCGGCACCGGCGGCCGTCGCGGCAAGATGTACCCGATCGGCTCGAATGCGATCAACGAACGCACCATCGGCGAAAGCGCTCAAGGGCTGGCCGAATACGTGAAAGACAACGTCAAAGGGGACCTGTCGTGCGCGATCGCCTACGATACCCGGCATCGCTCGCGTGAGTTCGCCGAACTGTGCGCCCGGATCATGGTTTCCAACGGCTTCACCGTTTACTTTTTGGACGACTACCGCAGCACGCCGGAACTTTCGTTCCTGGTCCGCTACAAGAAGTGCTCGTGCGGCATCATGGTCACCGCCAGCCATAACCCACCCAGCGACAACGCCGTGAAGGTGTACTGGTCGACCGGTGGCCAGGTGATGCCACCGCACGACAAGAAGATCATCGAC
This genomic interval carries:
- the glmM gene encoding phosphoglucosamine mutase, coding for MQEPIISVSGLRGILGLSLSPEIISRYIAAFVEQLPEGSILLSRDGRPSGWAIGDIVKGTINLLGRDVIDVGVAATPTVGILVRDNRCTGGIQISASHNPPEYNGLKLMGADGRVISAEKGAQVKAAYKDQPVTWAPWDEIGNTTSCPDPATAHIEKVLATINVEPIRKKSFKVLLDSNGGSGSIVGVKLLEQLGCEVEVIGGEPNGTFLHPAEPTEANLKSISDLVAQGKYDIAFCQDPDADRLAVIDEKGRYIGEEYTVALCLQNVLSQRKGAVVINGATSRMNEDVAASFKCPIFRSAVGEANVTQEMMRRDAVFGGEGNGGPIDPQVGYIRDSFVGMANILELMTKKKKPISKLADALPRYEIVKHKVDLDAHELPAGFDRLKQQYADAQLDEGDGLRFTWKDRWLIARASNTEPIVRVIAESKSFDQSEGMCISATRTLRGV